Proteins from a genomic interval of Acidobacteriota bacterium:
- a CDS encoding membrane dipeptidase produces the protein MNQSIEERIDRLQAGGIIDMHFDLPMDLYEKRERRDVLGTEFLPEFEAGNVAVVGAAIYIEDRYLPQNGLSVALDQVARLYAETAGSGRFAICKNYLEIQAAAETGKIAFLITMEGVEPLRTDLNQLRVFYELGVRSIGLTHARTNAAGHGGVFAASGSPAEGLTLFGREVVRECEALGVIIDLAHINPGGFEEILSITTKPSIVSHTNVRRYYDIERNISDEQIRMLGAQRGVIGINSILVSPRKEESTLDHYVDHIEHVANLIGIDSVGIGFDFFEFIYRQWPESRQKELAAKFITPHFIPDLTNHLHARNFTRRLIERGFSDADIEKILRGNWLRIFKELL, from the coding sequence ATGAACCAATCCATCGAAGAAAGAATCGACCGGCTGCAGGCCGGAGGGATCATCGATATGCATTTCGATTTACCGATGGATCTTTACGAGAAGCGCGAGCGCCGAGATGTTCTTGGAACAGAATTTTTGCCCGAATTCGAAGCCGGGAATGTTGCCGTTGTCGGCGCGGCGATTTATATCGAGGACCGCTATTTGCCCCAGAACGGGTTGAGCGTCGCGCTCGATCAAGTTGCACGCCTCTATGCAGAAACAGCAGGTTCGGGCCGCTTCGCGATTTGCAAAAATTATCTCGAAATTCAGGCGGCGGCAGAAACGGGCAAGATCGCGTTTCTCATCACGATGGAGGGCGTCGAGCCGTTGCGTACCGATTTAAATCAATTGCGCGTTTTTTACGAACTCGGTGTGCGCTCAATCGGACTTACACACGCGCGAACCAATGCGGCGGGGCACGGCGGAGTTTTCGCGGCGAGCGGCTCGCCGGCTGAGGGTTTGACACTGTTTGGTCGCGAGGTCGTACGTGAATGCGAAGCCCTCGGCGTGATTATTGACCTTGCACACATTAACCCGGGTGGGTTTGAAGAAATCCTCTCGATCACAACCAAGCCGTCCATCGTGTCACACACGAACGTTCGCCGATACTACGACATCGAGCGCAACATTAGCGATGAACAGATCAGGATGCTCGGTGCACAGCGCGGAGTAATCGGTATCAACTCCATCCTCGTGAGCCCGCGAAAAGAAGAAAGCACGCTCGACCACTACGTCGATCATATCGAGCACGTCGCGAATTTGATCGGGATCGACAGCGTCGGGATCGGATTCGATTTTTTTGAGTTCATTTATCGCCAGTGGCCGGAGTCGAGGCAAAAGGAGCTCGCCGCAAAATTTATAACCCCGCACTTCATTCCTGACCTAACGAACCACTTGCATGCCCGCAATTTCACCCGCAGATTGATCGAACGCGGATTCAGCGACGCTGACATCGAAAAGATTCTGCGAGGAAATTGGCTGCGGATTTTTAAAGAGCTGCTTTAG